A genomic region of Tigriopus californicus strain San Diego chromosome 1, Tcal_SD_v2.1, whole genome shotgun sequence contains the following coding sequences:
- the LOC131883232 gene encoding protein TsetseEP-like — translation MTASWKRVLNLTYFIVFDHLLSCLVSSQYAPEHLYQNVEHYSSGSQADQYPDYYLNTANQVYPSPNGINRQGIQALLSSPGAGAIQFGALIILGGAAIITGVQAANTNRDFNTLQSRFRTICNAVRVAGAVDGPPPNLGLDPILDLDPGLDPNFVPAPPPDFEFDPGPAPAPAPAPAPAPAPAPAPAPAPAPAPAPAPAPAPAPAPAPAPAPAPAPAPAPAPEPASAPEPASAPAPPLVIDPAAQEALQRVNAVISALRQVGMTTCNF, via the exons ATGACGGCTTCTTGGAAGAGGGTCTTGAATTTAacctactttattgtttttgacCATTTACTTTCCTGTTTGGTTTCGAGCCAATATGCTCCAGAGCACTTGTATCAGAATGTGGAGCACTATTCCTCTGGGTCCCAAGCGGACCAATATCCCGATTACT ACCTTAACACAGCAAATCAAGTTTACCCATCGCCCAATGGAATCAATCGGCAAGGCATTCAAGCATTACTCTCCAGT CCGGGTGCCGGGGCCATCCAGTTTGGGGCACTCATCATTTTGGGTGGGGCTGCCATCATCACGGGTGTCCAAGCTGCTAACACGAATCGGGATTTTAACACGCTGCAGTCTCGTTTTAGGACCATTTGTAATGCCGTCAGAGTAGCAGGAGCCGTGGACGGTCCACCTCCTAATCTTGGTCTTGATCCTATTCTCGATCTCGATCCAGGTCTGGATCCAAATTTTgttcctgctcctcctcccgATTTTGAGTTTGATCCTGgtcctgctcctgctcctgctcctgctcctgctcctgctcctgctcctgctcctgctcctgctcctgctcctgctcctgctcctgctcctgctcctgctcctgctcctgctcctgctcctgctcctgctcctgctcctgctcctgctcctgctcctgctcctgctcctgaACCCGCTTCGGCTCCTGAACCCGCTTCGGCTCCTGCCCCTCCTCTGGTTATAGATCCTGCTGCCCAAGAAGCCCTACAACGAGTCAATGCAGTTATATCGGCTTTGAGACAAGTTGGAATGACGACCTGCAATTTTTGA